One stretch of Rosistilla oblonga DNA includes these proteins:
- a CDS encoding NADH:flavin oxidoreductase has product MSYPKINSLKTLDAFQSRLDELEIQIPLDAAMQSGDAAPLAQSCDWNGGTIGNRFAILPMEGWDGTTDGRPTDLTRRRWKNFGLSGAKLIWGGEAVAVRHDGRANPNQLVINSDNLAEIEALRTLLVDTHREHFGTVDDLLVGLQLTHSGRFARPNDKKQLEPRVAYRHAVLDAKFGVDSDAAILSDDDLDRLVDDFVAASKLAQQAGYAFVDVKHCHGYLGHELLSGYDRPGKYGGSFENRTRFLRSIVDGIRSEAAGLQIGTRISIFDFIPFEPGPEGLGQPSQTGEYRSAFGGDGTGVGYDLTEPSRLMQLLEELGIQLVCSTVGSPYYCPHIQRPAIFPPSDGYAPPEDPLVGVARQIDATAMLKRAHPNLLFVGSGYTYLQDWLPNVGQAVVQQGMADFIGLGRMVLSYPELPADVIAGRTMPRKKICRTFSECTTGPRNGMISGCFPLDPFYKAMPERQQIMALKQQTKA; this is encoded by the coding sequence ATGAGCTATCCAAAAATCAACAGTCTGAAAACCCTCGACGCTTTTCAATCGCGGCTCGATGAACTGGAGATCCAGATCCCGTTGGATGCTGCGATGCAAAGTGGCGACGCGGCGCCGTTGGCCCAGTCGTGCGATTGGAACGGCGGCACGATTGGGAACCGATTTGCGATCCTGCCGATGGAAGGTTGGGACGGCACGACCGACGGGCGGCCGACCGATCTGACGCGTCGTCGTTGGAAGAACTTTGGACTTAGCGGAGCGAAATTGATCTGGGGTGGCGAAGCGGTGGCGGTCCGTCACGACGGCCGCGCCAATCCAAATCAACTGGTGATCAACTCGGACAACCTCGCCGAGATCGAAGCCTTGCGGACGCTGTTGGTCGACACGCATCGCGAGCATTTTGGCACGGTCGACGACTTGTTAGTCGGTTTGCAGCTGACCCACTCGGGCCGCTTCGCGCGTCCCAACGACAAGAAGCAACTCGAACCGCGAGTCGCGTATCGGCATGCAGTGCTCGACGCGAAGTTTGGCGTCGACAGCGACGCGGCGATTTTGAGCGACGACGACCTCGATCGCTTAGTCGACGATTTCGTCGCCGCCAGCAAGCTCGCTCAGCAGGCTGGATACGCGTTTGTCGATGTCAAACACTGCCACGGCTACTTGGGGCACGAACTCCTCTCGGGCTACGATCGGCCTGGGAAATATGGTGGCAGCTTCGAGAATCGGACTCGCTTTTTGCGATCGATCGTCGACGGAATCCGCAGCGAAGCGGCTGGTTTACAGATCGGCACGCGGATCAGCATCTTCGATTTCATCCCGTTTGAACCGGGTCCCGAAGGGCTGGGGCAACCTAGCCAGACGGGCGAATACCGGAGCGCCTTCGGTGGCGATGGGACCGGTGTCGGATACGATCTGACCGAACCCTCGCGACTGATGCAGCTGTTGGAAGAACTGGGGATCCAGCTCGTCTGCTCGACCGTTGGCAGTCCTTATTATTGTCCGCACATCCAGCGGCCGGCGATCTTCCCTCCCTCCGACGGCTACGCTCCGCCAGAAGATCCGTTGGTCGGCGTGGCGCGGCAGATCGACGCGACGGCGATGCTGAAACGAGCGCACCCAAATCTGCTGTTTGTCGGATCGGGTTACACCTACCTGCAAGATTGGCTGCCCAATGTTGGGCAGGCGGTTGTCCAGCAAGGCATGGCCGACTTCATCGGTTTGGGGCGGATGGTCCTTTCGTATCCCGAACTGCCGGCCGACGTGATCGCGGGGCGGACGATGCCGCGGAAGAAAATTTGTCGCACGTTCAGCGAATGCACAACCGGGCCGCGAAATGGTATGATCTCGGGTTGCTTCCCTCTCGATCCGTTTTATAAAGCGATGCCCGAGCGCCAGCAGATCATGGCCCTGAAGCAGCAGACCAAAGCATGA
- a CDS encoding dihydrodipicolinate synthase family protein — protein sequence MDPTTLLRPRRKITGISAILLPLLENNEVDWDGFRQHVLRTADAGLTPAVNMDTGYVNLIDEATRLQVLDVTREVLGSGPFVAGAFVGDTPGSTLALDAYKSRIDEITARGATPVIFQSYGLTDQGDAEIVASYEKIGQACDQFIGFELGQCFLPFGKIYSTDVYRQLMLLPQCIGAKHSSLSRAAEWERLALRDQLRPEFKVFTGNDLAIDMVMYGSDYLLGLSTFAPDLFARRDAYWAAGDPAFYELNDALQYLGFLTFRQPVPGYKHSAAMFLHLRGWIATNKTYPGSPQRPDSDLPILEDVARQLGISLAKGGNA from the coding sequence ATGGATCCAACCACACTGCTGCGTCCCCGACGCAAGATCACCGGGATCTCGGCGATTCTGTTGCCGTTGCTCGAAAACAACGAAGTCGACTGGGACGGTTTTCGCCAGCATGTCCTGCGGACCGCCGACGCGGGATTGACTCCCGCCGTGAACATGGACACCGGCTATGTCAACTTGATCGACGAAGCGACTCGCCTGCAGGTCCTGGACGTGACGCGAGAGGTGCTGGGATCGGGACCGTTTGTCGCGGGAGCCTTTGTTGGCGACACGCCCGGCAGCACGTTGGCTCTCGATGCCTACAAGTCTCGGATCGACGAGATCACCGCGCGTGGAGCGACGCCGGTGATCTTCCAGTCCTACGGTCTGACCGACCAAGGCGACGCCGAGATCGTTGCCAGTTACGAGAAGATCGGCCAAGCGTGCGACCAGTTTATCGGGTTCGAACTGGGGCAATGTTTCCTGCCGTTTGGCAAGATCTATTCGACCGACGTCTATCGCCAATTGATGCTGTTGCCGCAGTGTATCGGTGCGAAACACTCGTCGCTCAGCCGCGCGGCGGAATGGGAACGCTTGGCCCTTCGCGACCAACTGCGTCCCGAATTCAAAGTCTTCACCGGCAACGATCTGGCGATCGACATGGTGATGTACGGCAGCGATTATCTGCTGGGACTCAGCACATTTGCTCCCGACCTGTTCGCTCGACGCGATGCCTATTGGGCCGCGGGCGATCCGGCGTTTTATGAACTCAACGACGCCCTGCAGTATCTGGGCTTCTTGACGTTCCGCCAGCCGGTCCCGGGGTACAAACATTCTGCCGCGATGTTCCTGCATCTCCGCGGCTGGATCGCGACCAACAAAACCTATCCCGGCAGCCCGCAGCGTCCCGACAGCGACCTGCCAATTCTGGAAGACGTCGCGCGGCAGCTAGGCATCTCGCTGGCAAAGGGAGGCAACGCATGA
- the larE gene encoding ATP-dependent sacrificial sulfur transferase LarE: MMQTEATAQRLIDELQRHSRVVVAFSGGVDSAVVAAAAQRALGDKALAVRAISPSVPERQSELAAQVAAEIGINLQTISTHETERPDYQRNDGQRCFYCKQTLYQTLATIADEHRDSVICSGTNADDLGDHRPGIQAGRDAAVQTPLADLGITKTMVRQLAKHWELSVWDLPAGPCLASRIAYGEPVTVDKLQQIDRAENWLRDEGFAELRVRLHPGQLARIEVPAARIAELVQPEFRQRMSRHFRSLGFQFITVDIEGLRSGNLNQLVSIGN, encoded by the coding sequence ATGATGCAAACTGAAGCGACCGCCCAACGTTTGATCGATGAACTGCAGCGGCATTCCCGCGTCGTCGTCGCGTTTTCAGGCGGAGTCGACAGCGCGGTGGTCGCCGCCGCTGCGCAGCGAGCATTGGGCGACAAGGCGTTGGCCGTGAGGGCGATCAGCCCCAGCGTGCCGGAGCGGCAGAGCGAATTGGCGGCGCAGGTGGCTGCGGAAATTGGGATCAATCTACAAACGATCTCAACTCACGAAACCGAACGTCCCGATTACCAACGCAACGATGGCCAACGCTGCTTCTATTGCAAACAGACACTCTATCAAACGCTGGCGACGATCGCCGACGAGCACCGCGACAGCGTGATCTGCAGCGGAACGAACGCCGACGATCTAGGCGATCACCGACCGGGCATCCAAGCCGGTCGCGACGCCGCGGTGCAGACGCCGTTGGCCGATCTTGGGATCACCAAAACGATGGTCCGCCAGCTGGCAAAGCACTGGGAATTGTCGGTTTGGGATCTGCCAGCGGGTCCCTGTTTGGCCAGCCGGATCGCGTATGGCGAACCGGTCACCGTCGACAAGCTGCAACAGATCGATCGCGCGGAAAACTGGCTCCGCGACGAAGGCTTTGCCGAACTTCGCGTCCGATTGCATCCGGGACAGTTGGCGCGGATCGAAGTCCCCGCGGCGCGGATCGCTGAATTGGTGCAGCCGGAGTTTCGCCAGCGGATGAGCCGACACTTCCGTTCGCTCGGCTTCCAGTTCATCACCGTCGATATCGAAGGGCTGCGGTCGGGCAACCTGAATCAATTGGTCTCGATCGGCAATTGA
- a CDS encoding class I SAM-dependent methyltransferase — protein sequence MSAESLLQNYQLIDFGDGRKLESIDGYKLDRPSPAAEWDAPAQADAWQQADAVYDGSSWTIFNEWPESLELDTGAFRLAAEPKPFGHIGFFPEQAANWQWLASLADRLPADCRDAMNLFGYTGGSTLALARVGFRVAHIDASKPSVARTGDNARRSELGDAAIRYIVEDARRFAAREIRRGRKHSVIVLDPPAYGHGTKGDSWRIQHDLWPLLEDCLSLLTPRAAMLITGHSDTIFDSDISDWLRQNQPAGLEIEQGRCKIPDSSGRSLDAGYFVRATWHLDSPSNTDSSDDAN from the coding sequence ATGTCCGCTGAATCCCTGCTGCAGAATTACCAACTGATCGACTTTGGCGACGGTCGCAAACTCGAATCGATCGACGGCTACAAGCTCGACCGCCCCAGTCCCGCGGCGGAATGGGATGCTCCTGCGCAGGCCGATGCCTGGCAGCAAGCCGATGCCGTCTACGATGGTTCGTCCTGGACGATCTTCAACGAGTGGCCCGAGTCGCTGGAACTCGACACCGGTGCGTTCCGGTTGGCGGCGGAACCGAAGCCGTTTGGGCATATCGGATTCTTCCCCGAACAGGCTGCGAATTGGCAGTGGCTGGCGAGTTTGGCCGACCGGTTGCCAGCCGACTGTCGCGACGCGATGAATCTGTTTGGGTATACCGGCGGCAGCACGCTGGCTCTTGCTCGCGTCGGATTCCGCGTCGCCCATATCGATGCGTCTAAGCCGAGCGTCGCGCGGACCGGCGACAACGCCCGCCGCAGCGAACTGGGCGACGCGGCGATTCGCTACATCGTCGAAGACGCCCGCCGGTTTGCCGCTCGCGAGATTCGCCGCGGCCGAAAGCACAGCGTGATCGTGCTGGATCCGCCGGCCTACGGTCACGGAACCAAAGGCGATTCGTGGCGGATCCAACACGACCTCTGGCCGCTGTTGGAAGATTGTCTGTCGCTGCTGACGCCTCGCGCGGCGATGTTGATCACCGGCCATTCCGATACGATTTTCGATTCGGATATCAGCGACTGGTTGCGGCAGAACCAACCGGCGGGGCTCGAGATCGAACAGGGGCGTTGCAAGATTCCCGACAGCTCGGGCCGCTCGCTCGACGCCGGATATTTCGTTCGCGCGACCTGGCACCTGGACAGTCCTTCCAACACGGACTCAAGTGATGATGCAAACTGA
- a CDS encoding proteasome accessory factor PafA2 family protein: MKTNAPIFQRLLGLETEYAIRFRPHQDGPPVKQIELYRSLLEKFRERLPTATGSLLEEKHFTANGGTIGFERVLHAGGFGLIEAATPECQSPRDALVWQRAQDRLLSESAASCRDDGELVLIKNSRDSQGNAYGTHENYEIQVTGWLGLACWRVVLLLAATICLLFWVIMVPLVIVAIPAYLLIAVAVYPFAVMRTDSGQRAELFRKFFGDGFDTSEDATPIPRSVERALNRVAMIALSPMLLTIIVAARFCLYRRHVRMLTPFLVSRSILSGSGWVSHSGDFLLAQKAPVLRFIFGPLGNHAYPLFSVAHLMDACLIGWFNPMDLFSNLGSRQRMQVCLGDCNMAEEAEYLRLATTTLMIDAIEAGAIKNPPRVRRPMRALQAVVRDEPIERAIAVHNGRPMTALDVQRWYQAACRRFVEANQNRPDEAYEVLQRWSDVLDGLAGDRTILVGRIDWVTKRMLLKQAGQNLPLPANRKLDIKYHELSSDGYYLLLESAGETEQIVSEQEILRAMRQPPPTPRAMRRGSFIREFSGTDTPVHASWNSIRLGKAFGNRRVRL; encoded by the coding sequence TTGAAAACCAACGCTCCAATCTTTCAACGCTTACTGGGGCTGGAGACCGAATACGCGATCCGCTTTCGGCCGCACCAAGACGGGCCGCCCGTAAAACAGATCGAACTCTATCGCTCGCTGTTGGAGAAGTTCCGGGAGCGATTGCCGACGGCGACCGGCAGCCTCTTGGAAGAGAAGCACTTCACGGCCAACGGCGGCACGATCGGTTTCGAACGCGTTTTGCATGCGGGCGGTTTTGGGCTGATCGAAGCGGCGACGCCGGAGTGCCAGAGTCCTCGCGATGCTTTGGTCTGGCAGCGTGCTCAAGATCGTTTGCTCAGCGAGTCGGCGGCCAGTTGTCGCGACGATGGCGAACTGGTCTTGATCAAGAACAGCCGCGACAGCCAAGGGAACGCCTACGGCACTCACGAGAACTACGAGATCCAAGTCACCGGCTGGCTGGGGCTCGCGTGTTGGCGTGTTGTCTTGTTGTTAGCGGCGACGATCTGTCTGCTGTTTTGGGTAATCATGGTCCCGTTGGTGATCGTCGCGATCCCCGCGTACCTGTTGATTGCTGTGGCGGTCTATCCGTTTGCTGTGATGCGAACCGACAGCGGGCAGCGAGCGGAATTGTTCCGTAAGTTCTTCGGCGATGGATTCGACACATCCGAAGATGCCACGCCGATCCCACGCTCGGTCGAACGGGCACTGAACCGCGTGGCGATGATCGCACTGAGTCCGATGCTGTTGACGATCATCGTCGCTGCCAGGTTCTGTCTGTATCGTCGACATGTCCGAATGTTGACGCCGTTTTTGGTCAGCCGATCGATCCTCTCGGGAAGCGGTTGGGTTTCCCATAGCGGCGATTTTTTGTTGGCTCAGAAAGCTCCCGTGCTGCGATTTATCTTTGGTCCGCTGGGCAACCACGCTTATCCTTTGTTCAGCGTCGCCCATCTGATGGATGCTTGCCTGATCGGATGGTTTAATCCGATGGACCTCTTCAGCAACCTGGGTTCACGCCAACGGATGCAAGTCTGTTTGGGAGACTGCAACATGGCGGAGGAGGCTGAATATCTGCGGCTCGCCACGACCACATTGATGATCGATGCGATCGAAGCGGGCGCGATCAAAAATCCACCGCGCGTTCGGCGACCGATGCGCGCATTGCAAGCTGTGGTTCGGGACGAACCGATCGAGCGTGCGATCGCCGTCCACAACGGCCGACCGATGACAGCACTCGACGTCCAGCGATGGTACCAAGCCGCTTGCCGCCGATTTGTGGAAGCCAATCAGAATCGGCCCGATGAAGCGTACGAAGTGCTACAGCGGTGGAGCGATGTGCTGGATGGATTGGCCGGTGATCGCACGATCCTTGTCGGCCGCATCGACTGGGTGACCAAGAGGATGTTGTTGAAACAAGCGGGCCAGAACCTGCCGTTGCCGGCCAACCGCAAGCTCGACATCAAGTACCACGAACTCTCATCCGACGGGTATTACTTGCTGCTGGAATCGGCGGGTGAGACCGAGCAGATCGTCAGCGAGCAGGAGATCCTGCGAGCGATGCGCCAGCCGCCTCCCACACCACGCGCGATGCGGCGTGGCAGTTTCATCCGCGAATTCTCCGGCACCGACACTCCCGTGCATGCCTCGTGGAACAGCATCCGTCTGGGCAAAGCCTTCGGCAACCGCCGCGTCCGACTGTAG